The Streptococcus sp. oral taxon 431 nucleotide sequence CAATGTGGCAGGTTTTTTGCTAGGAAAAGGTGATGGAGAGAAGTCGATGGACCGACCTTTGAATTCCTAGTCCGAGTCTTGCGAGACTTCAATAAATTAGTTGAGACTTAAGATTTGTGGATAAAAATGAAGTTTTGCTTAAAGGAGCTTTTTGAAATTTAGAAGGCTGATAAACAGTTCAATTAGTCGCTACTCAAAGGCTTGTTGAAAATCAAAAAACGAGGTCAGGATTTTAATCCTGACCTCTGACAACTTTACCGATTCTTTAGTTCTACGTAGCGTTTGTACCAAATGTTGACATAGGCTTCTGAGAAAGGACCTCGCTCATTGTTAATCCAATCAACAAGAATCTTAACATGCTCTTTCAGAATATAGTCTAGATCAGAAGAATACTTCATTTTTCGCTTGTGTCGTTCATACTCCTCAACGTCCAAGAGGCGTTTCTCACCATCTGTAAAAACTTTAACATCCAAATCATAGTCAATGTATTTTAAAGCTTCTTCATCCAGATAGTAAGGACTAGCCATATTGCAGTAGTAGGAGATACCATTTTCACGAATCATAGCGATAATATTAAACCAATATTTCTTGTGAAAGTAAACAATAGCCGGTTCTCGAGTTACCCAACGACGACCGTCACTTTCGGTAACAAGTGTGTGGTCGTTGACGCCGATAATAGCGTTCTCTGTTGTTTTTAGTACCATGGTGTCCCGCCAAGTACGGTGGAGACTTCCATCATGCTTATAACTTTGAATTGTAATAAAGTCGCCTTCTTTTGGAAGTTTCATAACTAACCAACTTTCTACAATTTATAAGTTTATCGTTTACTATTGTATCACATTTTTGTTTAAAGTTCTTAGTTTTTTCATGAAAAAATTAAAGATATTCTCTGAGAGCGCTGGCTATATCCGAAAAATCATAACCTTTTCTAGCTAAAACTTGGGTTAAACGTTGCTTGAGTTCGTATCCTTCATACTTTCGTGAGTATTTTGGGTATTGTTTATCGAGCTCTTTGAAAATTAGCTCCTGAACAGTTTCTTCATCGATCTGGTTATCAAGTTGATCAAAGGCAGCCTTGGCTTCTGAGTAGGAAAACCCTTTGTTGGTCAGATTTTGGATAATCTTGTCCTGTAAGGCGCGGGCAGGTAATTTCCCTTGGTATTTTTTCAGTAGTTTTTCAGCTGTACGCTCTGCGACTTCCTCCATATCAAATTCTTGTAAGACTTCTTGGATGATAGACTTAGCAACCCCT carries:
- the ntdP gene encoding nucleoside tri-diphosphate phosphatase, with amino-acid sequence MKLPKEGDFITIQSYKHDGSLHRTWRDTMVLKTTENAIIGVNDHTLVTESDGRRWVTREPAIVYFHKKYWFNIIAMIRENGISYYCNMASPYYLDEEALKYIDYDLDVKVFTDGEKRLLDVEEYERHKRKMKYSSDLDYILKEHVKILVDWINNERGPFSEAYVNIWYKRYVELKNR